TCGCAAACGCCGCTCAAAGACGGCGACGAAGTCAGCATCATCCCGGCGATTGCCGGCGGTTAAGCGCGCTGGACGATGAGCACATTTTTATGCCGAGCAGCCAAAAAAAATTCAAATCTGCTGCAACCATTAACAGCCAGTCGCAGGCGGTCCGGCTATGGTTGATGTACCCGCCAAAGCTGATCAAGACGCCGATGATCTGGCAGTTGGGGCACAAATTCAAAGTCGCCACCAATGTCCGCCAGGCGAGCGTGACCGATGAAATCGGCGTGGTTTGTCTGGAACTCGATGGAAAGCGCGCGGAGATCAAGGCCGCCATTCGCTGGCTGGTAAAACAGGGAGTAAGCGTCGAGCCTGTAGAAATCAACGTCATCGAGAGCTGACGACGACCCGATTACTGGCTTGACCGTTG
The nucleotide sequence above comes from Candidatus Angelobacter sp.. Encoded proteins:
- a CDS encoding NIL domain-containing protein → MPSSQKKFKSAATINSQSQAVRLWLMYPPKLIKTPMIWQLGHKFKVATNVRQASVTDEIGVVCLELDGKRAEIKAAIRWLVKQGVSVEPVEINVIES